CTTGTCATCTTTGGCACTTGCTTAAAGATGAAAACTTGCGTGTGCTCATTGAGGACCAGGCTCTCAGTGCACTCCTACATTGGGTGTACTTCCAGAACGATGAGCGGGAGAAGTATTTCAAGAAATTCTCCTATTACATCAGTCTCAATGCCGTCTCCAACAAGACACTGATGTTTGCCAGCAACCAGTTGATGGACATGGAGAACAGCTCAGGCCACACATCCCTGATTGAGAGTGTCCTTGTGGAACGACAGCAGGACAGGCCATCCAGCCTGCTGAGCTACCAGCGGAAAGGGGCCCTGCTTGATTCGGTGGTCATCCTTGGTGGCCAAAAGGCCCAGGGCCAGTTCAATGATGGAGTGTTTGCCTATGTCATCCAGGAGAACCTGTGGTTgaagctctcagaggtgccctaTCAGGCAGCAGCACTCACTGCCACCTCTACTGTTTGCTACATCTACATGTCTGGTGGCACCAATGAGCAGATTACAGGGCTAAAGATGGCTTGGTGGTATGACATGGATGACAACTCCTGGACCAAGGTGCCTGACCTGCCACTTGGTCTTGTCTTCCACACCATGGTGACCTGTGGGGGGACAGTGTACTCAGTGGGTGGGAGCATTGCCCCAAGGCGGTATGTCTCTAACATCTGTTTTTATGATGAGCGCAAGGAGGCCTGGTGCCTGGCAGGGAAGATGAGCATCCCTATGGATGCCACAGCTGTGATCACCAAGGGTGACCAGAACCTGTACATGGTCACTGGGCGATGCTTGGTGAAGGGCACCATCTCCTGAGTCGCGGTAGTAGATTGCTTTGATACCAATACTGGGGAGGTGGTCCAGAGTATCATCTTCCCCATCAAGTTCAACCACCGGCCCCTGCTCTCTTTCAGTCAGGACAACATCCTCTGCATGCACAGCCACCATCAGAGCGTGGAAATCAACCTACAGAAAATCAAGGCCAACAAGAGGACCACATCAGTACCTCTCTTGCCCAAGAACTGCCCCCTGGATGTGTCCCATGCTATATCCTCCATTGGAGACAGCAGGGTGTTTGTAGGTGGGGGTGTCACAACAGCCAgtgatgtgcagaaaagggactGCACCATCAATCCAAACGCCTACTTGCTGGACCGAAAGACAGGCAACTGGAAGACCCTGGCCCCCCCACCAGAGCCACTGGACT
Above is a genomic segment from Equus przewalskii isolate Varuska chromosome 26, EquPr2, whole genome shotgun sequence containing:
- the LOC103566704 gene encoding LOW QUALITY PROTEIN: calicin (The sequence of the model RefSeq protein was modified relative to this genomic sequence to represent the inferred CDS: inserted 1 base in 1 codon; substituted 4 bases at 4 genomic stop codons), with the translated sequence MPAADLLSQPVRSTIKLILTEKNCDSFMLXKPNXQRKLKEFWDMALTVNHHDFFAHQNLLPAVSSIVKNVISGNDVNTSSELSFALDPNYLSPATVDQVLDYFSSGKVVILEQNVEELLRGAHYFNTVCLEIHCSDYLIKTFRHASCLRYLVLAELFGLKEVSNLAFTGICNNFHCWASPESFMRCRLVIFGXLLKDENLRVLIEDQALSALLHWVYFQNDEREKYFKKFSYYISLNAVSNKTLMFASNQLMDMENSSGHTSLIESVLVERQQDRPSSLLSYQRKGALLDSVVILGGQKAQGQFNDGVFAYVIQENLWLKLSEVPYQAAALTATSTVCYIYMSGGTNEQITGLKMAWWYDMDDNSWTKVPDLPLGLVFHTMVTCGGTVYSVGGSIAPRRYVSNICFYDERKEAWCLAGKMSIPMDATAVITKGDQNLYMVTGRCLVKGTISXVAVVDCFDTNTGEVVQSIIFPIKFNHRPLLSFSQDNILCMHSHHQSVEINLQKIKANKRTTSVPLLPKNCPLDVSHAISSIGDSRVFVGGGVTTASDVQKRDCTINPNAYLLDRKTGNWKTLAPPPEPLDCPTCCLVKLPXKILQRN